The proteins below come from a single Benincasa hispida cultivar B227 chromosome 4, ASM972705v1, whole genome shotgun sequence genomic window:
- the LOC120076528 gene encoding transcription factor MYB3R-1 — protein MESDPPLCTPLDLPGDIGQNIRALHSRRTSGPTRRSTKGQWTAEEDEILRKAVQRFKGKNWKKIAECFKDRTDVQCLHRWQKVLNPELVKGPWSKEEDEIIVELVEKYGPKKWSTIAQHLPGRIGKQCRERWHNHLNPAINKEAWTQEEELALIRAHQIYGNRWAELTKFLPGRTDNAIKNHWNSSVKKKLDSYLASGLLEQFQPLHHAVQSSIPVLSSSRVQSSIDDSSLRGAETAEDISEVSQTSAIGACSNTIPRTKEECQLAGDAFLKEEPCSTPHCPEQCQASLDDITFSIPEMLCELDCYVKPPNQNFSQDYRTSSTGDNQYNLYELPNISSLELGQELSQFQANESQEVENVPHHTSAGLSASTVENMARASDKPEHMLISDYECCSVLFSEAIINESFPSENTTDAPDMVELNGYAHPLHRQSTSIEMPDSNRNLSLQSYHHSRSDVLDNSCSQRFLAPRLVSVNDDTYVYTSETSHLFETLDQELVANGHDSFIYTNESTNSPPKDGLKNAELQKQQGSKDPSKLVPVNTFSSEPKTAENLPSSSGRENTHSEQQDFGGALCYEPPRFPSLDVPFLSCDLAPAAGDMQQEYSPLGIRQLMMSSMNCLTPFKLWNSPTRDDSPDAVLKSAAKTFTNTPSILKKRHREFLSPLSDKRCDKKQEIDVGISRTSSHTNPSHQTINSRSSEDKENICPSEEVRQEKQIDSCNILHSKRPDITSDTCSFRENKLQELDNGTITECVDSIGQTVPQSSRVLIECDTNNYDHCALANCFVASGTTATCLNSEPTAAAAEVIGDNVSKESSIETMTIFGGTPFKRSIESPSAWKSPWFINSFLFGPRMDTDVPMEEVGYFMSPGDRSYDAIGLMKEVSEHTAAACASAQEVLGNETPQSLLKGKRGKYENQNKEKNHLTNSLQGVRSTLAPDILTERRTLDFSECGTPGKGTENGKSSNATTRSFSSPSSYLLKGCR, from the exons CGGAATGCTTCAAGGATCGAACTGACGTGCAGTGTCTACATAGGTGGCAGAAGGTTTTGAATCCAGAACTTGTCAAGGGTCCATGGTCTAAAGAG GAAGATGAAATAATTGTTGAATTGGTGGAAAAGTATGGACCTAAGAAGTGGTCCACCATAGCACAACACTTACCTGGACGCATTGGTAAGCAATGTAGGGAAAG GTGGCACAATCATTTAAATCCTGCCATAAACAAGGAGGCGTGGACACAGGAAGAAGAGTTGGCACTCATTCGTGCTCATCAAATATATGGAAATAGATGGGCAGAGCTAACGAAGTTCTTGCCTGGCAG GACAGACAATGCTATAAAGAACCACTGGAATAGTTCTGTGAAAAAGAAATTGGATTCTTACTTGGCATCCGGTTTACTTGAACAGTTTCAACCCCTGCATCATGCAGTGCAATCAAGCATACCCGTGCTTTCATCCTCAAGGGTGCAAAGCAGTATAGATGATAGCAGTCTCAGGGGGGCAGAAACAGCAGAGGACATATCTGAAGTCAGTCAAACTTCAGCTATTGGTGCTTGCTCCAATACAATTCCACGCACAAAAGAGGAATGCCAATTGGCTGGAGATGCTTTTTTAAAAGAGGAACCATGCTCAACCCCACATTGTCCGGAGCAATGTCAAGCTTCTTTGGATGACATCACTTTTTCAATTCCTGAAATGCTCTGTGAATTGGATTGCTATGTGAAACCCCCTAACCAAAATTTCTCACAGGATTACAGAACTTCATCAACTGGAGATAACCAATATAATTTATACGAGTTGCCAAATATTTCTTCACTGGAATTAGGTCAGGAGTTGTCACAATTTCAAGCAAATGAATCTCAGGAAGTAGAAAATGTTCCACATCACACTTCTGCAGGATTGAGTGCATCTACTGTCGAAAATATGGCTCGGGCTTCAGATAAACCTGAACATATGCTGATATCTGATTATGAATGTTGCAGTGTCCTTTTTTCAGAAGCAATAATTAATGAATCTTTTCCTTCTGAAAATACAACGGATGCCCCAGACATGGTTGAACTGAATGGATATGCGCATCCTTTGCACCGTCAATCAACGAGCATTGAAATGCCAGATAGTAATAGAAACTTATCATTGCAATCATATCATCATTCGAGATCTGATGTTCTGGATAACTCATGTTCTCAACGTTTTCTTGCTCCTCGGTTGGTTTCTGTTAATGATGATACTTATGTATATACAAGTGAAACTAGTCATTTATTTGAAACTCTCGATCAGGAGCTTGTGGCTAATGGACATGATAGCTTTATCTACACCAATGAATCCACCAACTCTCCTCCCAAGGATGGTCTCAAgaatgcagaactccaaaagcaGCAGGGTTCAAAGGATCCATCAAAGCTGGTTCCTGTAAATACTTTTAGTTCAGAACCTAAAACTGCAGAAAATCTGCCTTCATCTAGTGGAAGAGAGAATACACATTCAGAACAACAGGACTTTGGTGGAGCTCTTTGTTATGAGCCTCCTCGGTTTCCGAGCTTAGACGTTCCATTTCTTAGCTGTGATCTTGCACCAGCCGCCGGTGATATGCAGCAAGAATATAGTCCACTTGGTATCCGTCAACTGATGATGTCTTCTATGAACTGTCTTACTCCATTTAAGCTATGGAATTCACCTACCCGTGATGATAGTCCCGATGCTGTGCTGAAAAGTGCTGCTAAAACTTTCACTAACACTCCATCAATCTTGAAGAAACGCCATAGAGAGTTCTTATCTCCGCTATCAGATAAACGATGTGACAAAAAGCAAGAGATTGATGTTGGCATTAGTAGAACATCATCTCATACTAATCCATCACACCAGACGATCAATTCTAGAAGCTCTGAAGATAAGGAAAATATCTGTCCTTCAGAAGAAGTGAGGCAAGAGAAGCAAATCGATAGTTGTAATATTTTGCATAGCAAACGTCCAGATATAACTTCAGATACCTGCAGTTTCCGGGAGAACAAATTGCAAGAACTGGATAATGGCACGATAACTGAGTGTGTTGATTCTATTGGCCAAACA GTTCCACAGTCTTCACGTGTCCTTATTGAATGTGACACAAACAACTACGATCATTGTGCCCTTGCAAACTGTTTTGTTGCCAGTGGAACGACAGCTACATGCCTAAACTCAGAGCCGACAGCAGCCGCCGCAGAGGTTATTGGTGATAATGTCTCAAAGGAGTCCTCTATTGAAACCATGACCAT ATTCGGTGGAACTCCATTCAAGAGAAGCATCGAATCTCCTTCAGCATGGAAGTCCCCTTGGTTCATCAACTCTTTTCTATTTGGTCCAAGAATGGATACTGATGTACCAATGGAG GAAGTTGGATACTTTATGAGCCCAGGGGATAGGAGCTACGATGCAATTGGGTTGATGAAAGAGGTAAGCGAGCATACTGCGGCTGCGTGTGCGAGTGCTCAGGAGGTTCTGGGAAATGAAACGCCACAATCCTTATTGAAAGGAAAACGTGGGAAATATGAGAATCAGAACAAAGAGAAGAATCATTTAACCAACTCCCTTCAAGGGGTCCGTTCTACTTTGGCTCCAGATATATTG ACAGAGCGACGGACTCTTGACTTTAGTGAATGTGGGACACCTGGCAAAGGAACTGAAAACGGAAAATCCTCTAATGCAACGACAAGGAGCTTCTCGAGTCCCTCTTCTTACTTATTGAAGGGATGCAGATAG
- the LOC120076695 gene encoding uncharacterized protein LOC120076695 yields the protein MAIIGDALRQAFMPKHEYENLREEEKAWGKLQKPLIMALVALIGIVIIVCTAISLNIVFPDDIGNRPFCSDRRLQPLPMNGKVGESDHLLGAFYLTNQEIVDYYWMLVFIPSVVAFLASAVYLVAGIVVAYSAPTRHSCLKVVENSYCASRRGGVRCLTILNVIFAIIFGLLALFLGSSLLTLGGSCSVPLFWCYEISSWGLVILYGGTAFFLRRKAATILGEGELGGRNLGLEMLVANPMEITPDVERRVNEGFKAWMGSSLLSSDEEDEPDSYEEVTSHMNHANSNRPIV from the exons AAGCACGAGTATGAGAATCTTCGCGAAGAAGAAAAAGCTTGGGGAAAGCTTCAGAAACCACTGATAATGGCTCTTGTGGCGTTGATAGGGATCGTAATTATTGTATGCACTGCTATCAGTTTGAACATAGTCTTCCCCGACGACATCGGAAATAGACCGTTCTGCAGCGATAGGAGGCTTCAGCCTCTCCCCATGAATGGAAAAGTTGGTGAATCTGATCATTTACTTGGAGCTTTTTACCTTACTAATCAAGAAATCGTGGACTATTATTGGATGCTCGTGTTCATCCCCTCTGTAGTCGCATTTCTTGCATCGGCTGTCTATCTTGTTGCAG GCATTGTTGTTGCTTATTCTGCTCCAACTAGACATAGTTGCTTGAAGGTTGTTGAGAATAGCTACTGTGCATCCAGAAGAG GCGGGGTTCGCTGTCTTACCATCCTGAATGTTATTTTTGCGATCATCTTTGGCCTCTTGGCATTATTTCTTGGTTCAAGTCTTCTGACCTTGGGTGGCAGCTGCTCTGTGCCCCTGTTTTGGTGCTATGAGATCTCATCATGGGGTCTGGTCATTCTCTATGGAGGAACTGCTTTTTTCTTAAGACGAAAAGCAGCTACAATTCTCGGCGAAGGAGAACTTGGTGGAAGAAACCTCGGCCTGGAAATGTTGGTAGCAAATCCTATGGAAATCACTCCCGATGTGGAAAGGCGTGTCAATGAAGGATTCAAAGCTTGGATGGGATCTTCTCTCTTATCctctgatgaagaagatgagccTGATAGCTACGAAGAAGTAACATCCCATATGAACCATGCTAACTCTAACAGGCCCATTGTGTGA